The DNA region TGGTTTCCCGGAACAAGCGGAAATCTCTCGGTCCGCGTCGGCGACTTTACGCCCGAGGAGTTTTACTTTGCCATAACCGCGAGCGGAAAGGACAAGTCCGTACATACGCCGGAGGATTATCTGTTCGTTGACCGTAACGGGAAGCCGTGCGAGGCGACCGCGCTCAAGCCCAGCGCCGAAACCTTGATCCATTGCGAGATTTATCGCAAGACCGGCTGCGGTGCCATTTTCCATGTCCATACAATCGACAACAACCTGGTCAGCGACTGGTACGGCGATCAGGGCTTCGTTCCTGCGCAAGGCATCGAGCTGATCAAGGCATTCAATATTTGGGAAGAGGACGCGGCCATCTCCATCCCGATCCTGCCCAACTATGCGGACATCCCGAAAATTGCCGCGCTTGTGCCGGACGCTCTTGATCCCGCCGTGCCCGGGATCCTGCTGCGGAACCACGGCATTTACGCCTGGGGCCGGAACGCCTTCGAGGCGAAGAAGCATCTGGAGGCGTTTGAATTTATTTTTGAATACACCTACCGCCGCCTGCTCCTGAATGCGGCAGGCAGCAACCAGGCTAGGTAACCCTTTAAGTTAGCGGGCCCGGACCCGGGTAACCGCTGCGCTGTGCGAAAAGTCCGCTGCGCCCCGATTGTTGCTAGACGCTCGGGGCACAGAGCGGGCATCATTTCCTGAGGAGTGTTTTCCGTGATTCAAGGATTAGCCATAGGCATTATCTTCATTTTGTATGGTTTGCTCCTATATCTCGTTCCCCCCAAGAGCACCAAGAGCTTTTATGCCTACAAAACAACGTCTTCGCTTAAAAGCGAGCGGCGTTTTAAAGTCGCCAACGCATACGTCAGCCTGCTGCTCATGATATTCGGGGCCGTCCTGCTCGTCATCGCAAGGCTGACCGGCAGCTTTACGGCTACCGGCATTGCAACCATCGTCGTGTTCATTCTGATTTACATTCTGGTTGAACGCAAATTAAAAAACATGTAGAGCGATCCTTCTCCAGGATCGCTTTACATGTTTTTTTGCTTCTTGCATATGACTGGCGGATGCCTGTTATAAATGTCCCTGCTCATACTCGGCGTAGGAAATCCTTGAATACGGCTCCGGATCCGATGGCAGGTAATGGCTTACGACGAACAGGCATGTCACGACAAACAGTAAAATGTACAGCACATACGCCAAATTTTTAACCATAACGTCTCCTCCTCATCCCTCTAGCCGATTAATCGCGATCGAAATCATCGTAGGGCCGGTCCTCGAACCGGGCTCCCCGCTTGGGTCCCATCATCAGCTTGATGCCGCCGCCGATCAGCAGCACGGTGACGATCGCCGTCTTCATGAAATCCCGAATCCGGGAATCCAGGTACATATTCGGAAACAGCGTTTCGAGATACGGCAGGACCACACTGGAAAATACGAAGTAAACGCCCAGCAGCACAAGTCCTAGACCGAGCCAGCGCTGCTGGCCGGATGTGCTGGCGATGATCGGCCGGTCGCGAAGCGGCTCCCGGCCGTACCGGCTGACCTGCTGCAGGCCGTCGAAAAAGGCGTAGCACCAGATCAGCGGAATCATAAACAGAAACAGCGACAGTCTCAGCACATCCAGCACATAGATGCTGCCCAGAAACAGGATCATCAGCTGAAGGCCCCGTTTCTGCAATCCGAGGTACATTTGCCCTGCTCCAGGGAATGCAGACAGCAGCGTTGCGAACACTTTGCTGCGCCGTCCGCTCTCACGACCGCTCTCCAGCTCTTCGAACAGCGTCCGGTCCATCAAAAACTCTCCTGCCTGCTTGCGGTTAAGCAGCTGAACGACATCGAACATGCAGTACAGCCAGATCACCGGCAAGATGCCCAGAAAGAGCAGAAATACCGACTCGTGCGTCAATCCGGTCAGGAACACCAGGATGGTGCCAAGGCCGAAGAATGCGATCAGAAATGACAGTCCGCGCTGCATCAGGCCAAGCTGGAAATGTCCCAGCCCGGGAATAAACGACAGCAGAATCGTGAAGAAGCGCTCGGAA from Paenibacillus ihbetae includes:
- a CDS encoding SdpI family protein, coding for MIQGLAIGIIFILYGLLLYLVPPKSTKSFYAYKTTSSLKSERRFKVANAYVSLLLMIFGAVLLVIARLTGSFTATGIATIVVFILIYILVERKLKNM
- a CDS encoding methylthioribulose 1-phosphate dehydratase, whose product is MAYTDILLEQKQAALDDLRGVKELFASRNWFPGTSGNLSVRVGDFTPEEFYFAITASGKDKSVHTPEDYLFVDRNGKPCEATALKPSAETLIHCEIYRKTGCGAIFHVHTIDNNLVSDWYGDQGFVPAQGIELIKAFNIWEEDAAISIPILPNYADIPKIAALVPDALDPAVPGILLRNHGIYAWGRNAFEAKKHLEAFEFIFEYTYRRLLLNAAGSNQAR